The proteins below are encoded in one region of Dioscorea cayenensis subsp. rotundata cultivar TDr96_F1 chromosome 18, TDr96_F1_v2_PseudoChromosome.rev07_lg8_w22 25.fasta, whole genome shotgun sequence:
- the LOC120281881 gene encoding membrane-bound O-acyltransferase gup1-like isoform X5, whose product MNFFLVKIFARTKYFVYMLWIFNIAILLLNRVYEGYSFTLFGANLAFLDSYRGTFRWHICFNLVILRMISFGLDYHWFSDQDSRFDQKERSVPIDKYSFNIYLSYLIYAPLYIAGPITSFNAFAMQLDIPQKNHSVGQIAWYGVRWAISLFLMEILTHFFYYNSYASSDIWKNLSPLEIFIIGYGVINFMWLKFSLIWRFFRFWSLIGGVETPENMPRCVNDCYDLESFWKSWHASFNKWLVRYMYIPLGGSQRKLLNVWVIFTFVALWHDLEWKLICWAWLTCIFLIPEIVIKSAAKTFQVRSALGGFIFRELSAISGAVTITCLMVANLAGYVIGPNGINWLISRLLQKDGLHVLCGIFTSFYIGTKLMFHIRDAKQKCW is encoded by the exons ATGAACTTTTTCCTAGTAAAG ATTTTTGCTCGAACAAAGTACTTCGTGTACATGCTTTGGATCTTCAACATTGCTATTCTTTTGTTGAACCGTGTTTACGAGGGATATTCGTTCACCTTATTTGG GGCAAACTTGGCTTTCTTAGATAGTTATCGCGGAACTTTTAGATGGCACATATGTTTTAACTTAG TTATTCTGCGCATGATAAGCTTTGGGCTGGATTACCATTGGTTTTCCGACCAAGATTCTCGTTTTGATCAAAAG GAGAGGAGTGTTCCCATTGACAAATACTCATTCAACATATACTTGTCTTATTTGATTTATGCACCACTTTATATTGCTGGACCGATTACTAGCTTCAATGCATTTGCAATGCAG TTGGATATACCTCAAAAAAATCATTCTGTTGGACAAATAGCTTGGTATGGTGTCAGATGGGCTATTAGTCTGTTCCTCATGGAAATATTGACTCATTTTTTCTATTACAATTCCTATGCAAGCAG tGACATATGGAAAAATTTGTCACCTTTGGAGATCTTTATCATTGGATATGGG GTCATAAACTTCATGTGGTTAAAGTTCTCTCTGATTTGGCGCTTTTTCCGGTTCTGGTCTCTG ATTGGAGGCGTAGAGACTCCTGAAAACATGCCAAGATGTGTGAACGACTGCTATGACTTGGAGagtttttggaaaagttggcaTGCATCATTCAACAAGTGGCTTGTTAG GTACATGTATATTCCACTAGGGGGTTCTCAGAGGAAGCTTCTGAATGTGTGGGTTATTTTCACATTTGTGGCGTTGTGGCATGATCTGGAATG GAAACTTATTTGCTGGGCATGGCTAACATGCATATTTTTGATACCTGAGATCGTCATAAAGTCCGCAGCCAAAACATTTCAG GTTAGAAGTGCTCTGGGTGGATTCATATTTCGTGAACTGAGTGCTATATCTGGGGCAGTCACGATTACATGCCTAATG GTTGCAAACCTCGCTGGTTATGTCATTGGACCAAACGGCATAAATTGGTTAATATCGCGATTGCTACAAAAGGATG GTTTGCATGTTCTCTGTGGCATATTTACATCATTTTATATTGGAACAAAG CTGATGTTTCACATTCGTGACGCAAAACAAAAATGCTGGTGA